Proteins found in one Gouania willdenowi unplaced genomic scaffold, fGouWil2.1 scaffold_6_arrow_ctg1, whole genome shotgun sequence genomic segment:
- the LOC114460795 gene encoding LOW QUALITY PROTEIN: NLR family CARD domain-containing protein 3-like (The sequence of the model RefSeq protein was modified relative to this genomic sequence to represent the inferred CDS: inserted 2 bases in 1 codon) → MSEFLCLLHCSLEGVNGSFGAEPDSIFTLLEDNIISFVKAELKHIQKIVDGDDPECSESQMEGEDEEQRRSREAFLKITLYFLKRMKQEELAERLQSRTKAHRYQRELKSKLKKKFQCVSEGVAKAGSPTLLKEIYTELYITEGGGGEVNKEHEVMQIETASRRSDTAERAITLEELFKAPPGRPRPIRTVMTKGVAGIGKTLLTHKFTVDWAEDKAQQEVHFTFPLTFRELNVLRGRSFSLVGLVDHFFSGSKEAGICSFQDFLVLFILDGLDECRLSLDFLSTQTLTDVSESTSVEVLLINLIRGELLPSALLWITTRPAAANQIPPEFVDMVTEVRGFTDLQKKEYFRRRSTDEKQVSRIMSHIRTCRSLYIMCHIPLFCWITATVLEDMLKSREEEELPRTLTQIYSHYVVIQNKVKAVKFDGGAATDPHWSPQSREMMESLGKLAFEQLQKGNLIFYESDLTECGMDLRTASVCSGVFTQVFREESSLYQDKVFTFIHLSLQEFLAALHVHQIFISSKVNLLEHKPQKKKSFKVFTFQKPTLNLLHQSAVDEALQSPNGHLDLFLRFLLGLSLPTNQRLLQGLLTQTGNDSQTNQRTVKYIKKKLSESLSTERSINLFHCLNEVNDHSLLEQIQQSMRSGSLSTEKLSPAQWSALVFILLSSQEHLDVFDLKSFSPSEEAFLKLLPVIKASKKAELGFCGLSERSCAALSSVLSSQSSSVKHLDLSNNDLQDSGVKLLCEGLKSPHCKLDSLRSVRSHVPSILSXVPGFLTCFLSCGCFSESSLSGCVITEVGGASLAAALSSNSSSVRELDLSYNHPGDSAVKLLSQRLNTLRADHGGEQRIKAGVRKYFCHIHLDTNSINRNLRLSDNNRKVTWVEEEELYPDHQDRFDYYCQVLCSTGLTGRCYWEVERNGDVNIAVSYRGIRRKGNSYDCWFGSNNQSWSLRCYSGFYYFIHNNIFTRTYCPCGSSGRVGVYVDCPDGRLSFYEVSSDSLTLIHTVCTSFTDTLYPGFGFWFGSSVSLSPL, encoded by the exons atgtctgagtTTCTGTGTCTTCTCCACTGCAGCTTGGAGGGCGTGAATGGTTCCTTTGGAGCTgagcctgactccatctttacg ctgctggaggacaacatcatcagctttgttaaggctgaactcaaacacatacagaagattgtggatggagatgatccagagtgctcagagagtcagatggagggtgaagatgaggagcagaggaggagcagggaggccTTTCTGAAGATCACACTGTATTTCTtgaagaggatgaagcaggaggagctggctgagcgtctgcagagca gaacaaaggCTCATCGATACCAACGTGAGCTGAAGTCCAAGCTGAAGAAGAagttccagtgtgtgtctgagggtgtggctaaagcaggaagtccaaccctcctgaaggagatctacacagagctctacatcacagagggagggggaggagagGTCAACAAGGAACATGAGGTCATGCAGATAGAAACAGCATCCAGGAGAtcagacacagcagaaagagccatcacactagaagagctctttaaagcccctcctggaagacctcgaccaatcaggacagtgatgacaaagggcgtggctggcattgggaaaacactcttaacacacaagttcactgtGGACTGGGCTGAAGACAAAGCCCAGCAGGAGGTTCACTTCACATTCCCACTAACCttcagagagctgaacgtgctgagggggaggagcttcagcttggtgggacttgttgatcacttcttctctggaagcaaagaagcaggaatctgcagcttccaggacttcctggttttgttcatcttggatggtctggatgagtgtcggctctctctggacttcctcagcactcagaccctgactgatgtctcagagtccacctcagtggaggttctgctgataaacctcatcagaggagaaTTGCTTCCATCAGCCCTCCTCTGGATTACCACACggcctgcagcagccaatcagattccTCCTGAGTTTGTGGACATggtgacagaggtcagagggttCACTGACCTTCAGAAGAAGGAGTACTTCAGGAGGAGGTCCACAGATGAGAAGCAGGTCAGCAGGATcatgtcccacatcaggacgtGTCGTAGCCTCTACATCATGTGTCACAtcccgctcttctgctggatcactgctacagttctggaggacatgttgaagagcagagaggaagaagagctgcccaggactctgactcagatctacagccactatgtggtcattcagaacaaagtcaaggcagtgaagtttgatggaggagctgccacagatccacactggagtccacagagcagggagatgatggagtctctgggaaaactggcttttgagcagctgcagaaaggaaaCCTGATTTTCTATGAGAGTGACCTGACAGAGTGTGGCATGGacctcagaacagcctcagtgtgctcaggagtgttcacacaggtattcagagaggagagcagcctgtaccaggacaaggtgttcaccttcatccacctgagccttcaggagtttctggctgctcttcatgtccatcagatcttcatcagctctaaagtcaacctgctggaacataaaccacagaagaagaagagcttcAAGGTGTTTACATTTCAAAAACCAACTCTGAACCTTCTCCATCAGAGCGCTGTGGATGAGGCCTTACAGAGTCCAAACGGACACTTGGACTTGTTCCTCCGCTTTTtgctgggtctttcactgccgaccaatcagaggctcctacaaggcttgctgacacagacaggaaatgactcacagaccaatcagagaacagttaaatacatcaagaagaagctgagtgagagtttgtccacagagagaagcatcaACCTGTTCCACTGTCTGAATGAAGTGAATGATCACTCTCTCCTGGAGCAGATCCAACAGTCCATGAGATCAGGAAGTCTCTCCACAGAGAAactgtctcctgctcagtggtcagctctggtcttcatcttactgtcatcacaagaacatctggatgtctttgacctgaagagtttctctccttcagaggaagcttttctgaagctgctcccagtgATCAAAGCCTCCAAGAAAGCTGA gttgggtttctgtggtctctcagagagaagctgtgcagctctgtcctcagtcctcagctctcagtcctccagtgtgaaacatctggacctgagtaacaatgatctgcaggattcaggagtgaagctgctgtgtgaaggactgaagagtcctcactgtaaactggactctctcaggtcagtgagatcacatgttccatcaatATTGTC TGTTCCTGGTttcctcacttgtttcctgagttgtggatgtttttctgaatccagtctgtcaggttgtgtcatcacagaggtgggcggggcttctctggcagcagctttgagctccaactcctccagtgtgagagagctggacctgagctacaaccatccaggagactcagcagtgaagctgctctctcagagactgaacactctgag ggcggaccatggaggagagcagaggatcaaagctggtgtgaggaagt atttctgtcacattcacctcgacacaaactccatcaacagaaacctcagactgtctgacaacaacaggaAGGTGACatgggtggaggaggaggagctttatcctgatcatcaggacagatttgatTACTACTGTCAGGTTCTATGTagtactggtctgactggtcgctgttactgggaggtggagaggaATGGAGATGTTAATAtagcagtgagttacagaggaatCAGAAGAAAAGGAAACAGTTATGATTGTTGGTTTGGATCTAATAATCAGTCCTGGAGTCTGAGATGTTACAGTGGTTTTTACTACTTCATTCACAATAACATATTCACACGTACCTACTGTCCCTGTGGTTCCTCTGGTAGAGTAGGAGTGTATGTGGACTGTCCTGATGGACGTCTGTCCTTCTAtgaagtctcctctgactctctgacactcatccacaccgt
- the LOC114460799 gene encoding uncharacterized protein LOC114460799 → MLNVSDEDIKDAEDLGGWGAALHPGLGRLELLFFHPTSSGVLAVGTTRSLLIWDDWVGPDNIEGYGAVQDLADYMAGLRDHRLALTQEECNQVIALWQELGEDDKKKTVYPARHQTSLSKGRFRATKKIVAPGVESTKSPAQWPDCNRVVEAIFVKLFAIYPSTVCCEGKKLSRYTVVIRTYKNIRECVVTNARLMSETTIQLPEVNAATVSQWYCRRCKAQEQDILKQGLPALQAPMAAPSRLPPALQKGQTFTFGSLAQPHPLCCHRTLLGRHNLKEDHHLSHHHHHHHRHCSFFILFHLPLQNPSLLPL, encoded by the exons ATGCTGAATGTCAGTGATGAAGACATCAAGGATGCAGAAGACCTTGGAGGGTGGG GAGCAGCCCTGCATCCAGGACTTGGCAGGCTGGAGCTGCTGTTCTTCCATCCCACCTCCTCAGGCGTGTTGGCTGTAGGCACCACCAGATCTCTTCTGATATGGGAC gaTTGGGTTGGCCCTGATAACATTGAAGGGTATGGCGCAGTGCAGGATCTGGCTGATTACATGGCTGGACTAAGAGACCACCGTCTTGCGCTGACTCAGGAGGAATGTAATCAGGTCATTGCTCTGTGGCAGGAACTGGGGgaggatgacaaaaaaaaaactgtctaccCAGCTCGACACCAGACCAGCCTGAGCAAGGGACGATTCCGGGCTACGAAGAAGATTGTGGCTCCAGGTGTGGAGAGCACCAAAAG TCCTGCACAGTGGCCCGACTGCAACAGAGTGGTTGAGGCGATCTTTGTCAAGCTTTTTGCCATCTACCCGAGCACTGTGTGctgtgagggaaagaagctgtcaAGATACACTGTGGTGATACGCACGTACAAAAACATCAGGGAGTGCGTAGTCACAAACGCCAGGCTGATGAGCGAGACCACTATACAGCTGCCTGAAGTAAATGCTGCAACAGTTTCACAGTG gtACTGCAGGCGGTGCAAGGCACAGGAGCAGGATATTTTAAAGCAGGGTCTTCCAGCTTTACAGGCCCCAATGGCAGCTCCATCAAGACTTCCACCTGCCCTGCAGAAaggacaaacttttacatttggCTCTTTAGCTCAGCCTCATCCTTTGTGCTGCCACCGAACACTGCTGGGCAGGCACAACTTAAAGGAAGACCACCATCTcagccaccaccaccaccaccaccacagacaTTGCTCTTTTTTCATCCTGTTCCACCTGCCCCTCCAAAACCCTTCATTACTTCCCCTCTAA